In Sporosarcina sp. PTS2304, a genomic segment contains:
- the istA gene encoding IS21 family transposase yields MYIQLNVETTFELNSLADLAAYKKIMEHLKMKINKSKLARDMGVDRRTIDKYLNGFVPKKKRNKPSKIDEFYPVIASLLSEDSKQVFYYRRNLWQYLKDNHGLVCGQSTFRTYIANTPEFQAYFEKDERIPSMGNSGIRFETRAGKQAQLDWKESILYETKDGEQVEINVAVLVLSHSRMRFFYMSISKSQAVLFSFLTETFEKMGGVPEELVTDNMKTVMDEARTEFSKGKVNAKFAQFAKDFGFKVRPCIAGRPKTKGKVETTMKLLDEIHAYQGKFNIEELHVYIERLCNRINREIHQGTNKIPLLEFQKEKNHLLQLPTERVRDSFKINHTLVKVNASNMISYKSNQYSVPPVYQGKKVSLQVYDDQLWIHYNMELIAQHKISNAKLNYQEAHYRETISKAMPNYPDINDLAKRNLAAIGEMYK; encoded by the coding sequence ATGTATATTCAATTAAACGTAGAGACAACATTTGAACTAAATAGTCTTGCAGATTTAGCAGCATATAAAAAAATAATGGAGCATTTAAAAATGAAGATAAATAAAAGTAAATTAGCAAGGGACATGGGCGTAGATCGACGTACGATCGACAAATATCTAAATGGCTTCGTTCCCAAAAAGAAGCGCAACAAACCATCTAAAATTGATGAGTTTTATCCAGTAATCGCGAGTTTATTATCAGAGGATTCGAAGCAAGTATTTTATTATCGTCGTAACCTATGGCAGTATTTAAAAGATAATCATGGCTTAGTTTGTGGCCAATCAACATTCCGTACATATATTGCGAACACGCCAGAATTTCAAGCGTATTTTGAGAAAGATGAGCGTATTCCGAGCATGGGGAATAGTGGGATTCGATTTGAAACACGTGCTGGAAAACAGGCACAACTGGATTGGAAAGAAAGTATTCTATATGAAACAAAAGATGGTGAGCAAGTAGAAATCAATGTCGCTGTCTTAGTATTGAGCCATTCACGTATGCGATTCTTTTATATGAGCATCTCGAAATCGCAAGCGGTATTATTTTCATTCCTTACGGAAACGTTTGAGAAGATGGGTGGCGTCCCTGAAGAGCTAGTCACAGATAATATGAAAACGGTGATGGATGAAGCACGAACAGAATTTTCAAAAGGAAAAGTAAATGCGAAGTTCGCTCAATTCGCAAAGGATTTTGGCTTTAAGGTTAGACCATGTATCGCTGGTCGCCCCAAAACAAAAGGTAAAGTAGAAACAACAATGAAGTTACTCGATGAAATCCATGCATACCAAGGGAAGTTTAATATAGAAGAATTGCATGTCTATATTGAGCGATTGTGTAACCGAATTAATCGTGAAATTCATCAAGGAACAAATAAAATTCCGTTACTCGAATTCCAAAAAGAAAAGAATCACCTACTCCAGCTACCAACTGAACGAGTAAGAGATTCCTTCAAAATCAACCATACACTTGTGAAAGTCAATGCATCAAACATGATTTCTTACAAATCTAATCAGTACTCCGTACCACCAGTGTACCAGGGAAAGAAAGTAAGTTTGCAAGTATATGATGACCAATTATGGATTCATTATAACATGGAACTGATAGCTCAACACAAAATAAGTAATGCTAAACTCAATTATCAGGAAGCACATTATCGAGAAACAATATCAAAAGCGATGCCAAACTATCCGGATATAAATGATTTAGCAAAACGAAATTTAGCAGCGATTGGAGAAATGTATAAATGA
- a CDS encoding DsbA family protein, with protein sequence MNYLTAIDDTLHYSASAKPIELYVFLDPYCKDCWSLQPLLRKLQVEYDHYFSLRIVLRTPLPKLNMPPVCDSQDSRPTNRANPCFPSIAIKAAEFQGKRAGFRYLSCLLEYSFLKKRNVTSFSVLVEIAARINLDVDEFIADFTSDETMRALQVDMFLGNEMEVDEAPTFVFFNSNIEDEGLKVSGRYEYAIYEQILEELIGSQLLPDMPPSINSLFNRFDLLTTREVAEIYRITEKEAERELKKRLLKQQIECIPFQDRTLWRKKQHNCSLIKQHF encoded by the coding sequence GTGAACTATCTAACTGCTATCGATGATACGTTACACTATTCTGCTTCAGCAAAGCCCATTGAACTCTATGTATTTTTAGATCCATACTGCAAAGATTGCTGGTCACTGCAACCACTTTTACGGAAATTGCAAGTCGAATATGATCACTACTTTTCATTGAGAATCGTATTGCGGACACCGTTGCCTAAACTGAATATGCCACCTGTCTGCGACTCTCAAGATTCAAGACCAACGAACAGGGCTAATCCTTGTTTTCCAAGCATCGCGATTAAAGCGGCTGAATTCCAAGGAAAACGAGCTGGTTTCCGATACTTATCTTGTCTATTAGAGTATTCATTCTTGAAAAAGCGCAATGTAACTTCATTTTCAGTACTCGTAGAAATTGCAGCACGAATAAATCTCGATGTTGATGAATTTATAGCTGACTTTACTTCTGACGAGACGATGCGTGCTTTGCAAGTAGATATGTTTTTGGGGAATGAAATGGAAGTAGATGAAGCACCTACTTTTGTATTTTTCAATAGTAATATTGAAGATGAAGGATTGAAAGTGAGTGGTCGCTACGAGTATGCGATTTACGAACAGATTTTAGAAGAATTGATTGGTAGTCAACTATTGCCTGATATGCCACCGTCCATCAATTCCCTCTTTAACCGTTTTGATCTACTTACTACGAGAGAAGTAGCTGAAATCTATCGCATTACTGAAAAAGAAGCGGAACGTGAATTGAAGAAGCGTCTTCTTAAACAACAAATCGAATGCATTCCATTCCAAGATCGTACATTATGGCGTAAAAAACAGCATAATTGCTCTTTAATCAAACAGCACTTTTAA
- a CDS encoding globin has translation MTRKPIIPFEEIGEKRLHELLERFYAKVAVHPDLYPIFPDDLSETLRKQIQFQTQYLGGPNLFTEEHGHPMMKARHMPFPITPTRAKAWLACMAEAMDEVGLEGPLRDVYYQRLVLTANHMVNRNEEEDE, from the coding sequence ATGACCCGAAAACCAATCATCCCTTTTGAGGAGATCGGCGAGAAAAGGTTACACGAACTATTAGAACGATTCTACGCAAAAGTGGCGGTGCATCCGGACCTCTACCCAATATTCCCTGACGACCTATCCGAGACACTGCGGAAACAAATACAATTTCAGACACAATATCTTGGAGGCCCCAATCTTTTTACAGAAGAGCATGGTCATCCGATGATGAAAGCACGGCATATGCCGTTCCCTATCACACCTACTCGCGCTAAAGCATGGTTAGCATGCATGGCGGAAGCAATGGATGAAGTAGGACTGGAGGGACCACTGCGGGATGTATACTATCAGCGCCTTGTCTTAACAGCCAACCATATGGTAAATAGGAACGAGGAGGAAGACGAGTGA
- a CDS encoding lytic transglycosylase domain-containing protein has product MNLNPLNMRMLLELNTMQTLGAVQSFSASSLGDANEFQSLLTQLMTESTLGLTHSPASSKKSLLYQGENYSHSILPALSLPINLPESNTAGKGQFADIIKEAADKYQLPEKLISAVIKQESNFNAKAVSQAGAGGLMQLMPGTAKFLGVADRFDPRQNVMGGAKYLRTMLNQFGSIETALAAYNAGPGNVKKHGGIPPFKETQNYVKKVMNYYNQMA; this is encoded by the coding sequence GTGAACCTAAACCCATTGAATATGCGAATGCTTCTCGAATTAAATACGATGCAGACTCTTGGGGCTGTGCAGTCTTTCAGTGCTAGTTCATTAGGAGACGCCAATGAATTCCAGTCATTACTTACACAATTAATGACGGAAAGTACATTAGGTCTCACCCACTCACCCGCATCGTCAAAGAAAAGCTTACTTTACCAAGGAGAGAACTATTCACACTCTATTTTGCCTGCACTGTCGTTGCCTATTAATTTACCTGAATCCAACACGGCAGGTAAAGGACAGTTCGCAGATATTATTAAAGAGGCCGCAGATAAGTATCAACTACCTGAAAAATTAATTTCAGCGGTAATTAAACAAGAGTCAAACTTTAACGCAAAAGCTGTTAGTCAGGCAGGCGCTGGCGGACTTATGCAACTTATGCCTGGAACAGCTAAATTTCTAGGTGTCGCGGACCGCTTTGATCCGAGACAAAATGTAATGGGCGGTGCAAAATATTTACGCACGATGCTGAACCAATTCGGCTCTATCGAAACCGCTCTAGCCGCTTATAATGCAGGACCTGGTAATGTAAAAAAACATGGTGGAATTCCTCCATTTAAAGAAACACAAAACTATGTAAAAAAAGTGATGAATTACTACAATCAAATGGCGTAA
- a CDS encoding NAD kinase, with protein MKFTIQSRNDEISNKLMKEARIYLRDFGLKYDEEEPDIVLSIGGDGTLLHAFHKYIHRLDSTSFVGIHTGHLGFYADWKPSEIEKLVILIARQEYEVIEYPLIEVTINYRHSEKSASYLALNESTVKSPDVTLVMDVELNGEHFERFRGDGLCMSTPSGSTAYSKSLGGAIIHPSLPSMQLTEMASINNRVFRTVGSPLILPDHHVCTLTPVKGPDFMVTVDHLQLLHKDVKSIEYKVSNEKMGFARFRPFPFWMRVNESFVASDLIYEREDDENKN; from the coding sequence ATGAAGTTCACTATTCAGTCGCGCAACGATGAGATTTCGAATAAGTTAATGAAAGAAGCGAGAATTTATTTACGAGATTTCGGTTTGAAGTATGATGAGGAAGAACCGGACATCGTGTTGTCGATCGGTGGAGATGGTACGTTACTGCATGCTTTCCATAAGTACATACATCGTTTAGATTCTACATCCTTTGTTGGAATTCATACAGGTCATTTAGGGTTTTATGCAGATTGGAAACCTTCGGAGATAGAGAAACTTGTAATTTTAATCGCAAGGCAGGAGTACGAAGTGATTGAATATCCTTTGATTGAAGTGACGATCAATTATCGACATTCAGAAAAAAGTGCTTCTTATTTAGCGTTAAATGAATCTACAGTGAAATCACCAGACGTTACGTTAGTGATGGATGTAGAATTAAATGGCGAACATTTTGAGCGTTTTAGAGGTGACGGGCTCTGCATGTCGACACCATCAGGATCTACCGCTTACAGCAAATCACTAGGCGGAGCAATTATTCACCCTTCATTGCCATCGATGCAGTTGACAGAAATGGCTTCTATTAATAACCGAGTTTTCCGTACGGTAGGGTCACCACTTATTTTACCAGATCATCATGTATGTACATTGACACCAGTCAAAGGACCGGATTTCATGGTGACAGTGGATCACTTGCAATTACTTCATAAAGATGTAAAGTCGATTGAGTACAAAGTATCCAATGAAAAAATGGGCTTCGCACGTTTTAGACCATTTCCTTTTTGGATGCGTGTCAATGAATCGTTCGTAGCGAGTGATTTAATCTACGAACGTGAAGATGATGAAAATAAAAACTAA
- a CDS encoding RluA family pseudouridine synthase has protein sequence MMKIKTNPLFQLDYDVVNKGVLRDFLAEKEISKTTLTAIKYTGGQILVNGHEQNVRYPLQAGDRVTVLFPPEKISDGLAPEFGALSILYEDETILLLDKPAGQSTIPSRNHPSGTVANYVCGKFMAEGVPSTAHMVTRLDTDTSGIICVAKNRHIHHLLSKQMNENLFKRQYTAFAEGAITPSFLMIEQPIGRKEGSIIERIVRQDGQYARTDVCVEEIAENEATEFSVVKLALHTGRTHQIRVHLQWLGHPLIGDDLYGANEHVFARQALHCSAISFLHPLTKRRIECVSPLPVDMHLFLQSSRKGSVEGKV, from the coding sequence ATGATGAAAATAAAAACTAACCCGCTATTTCAACTAGACTATGACGTTGTGAATAAAGGGGTGCTGCGTGACTTTTTGGCAGAGAAAGAGATATCCAAAACGACATTGACGGCTATTAAATATACGGGTGGTCAAATTTTAGTGAATGGACATGAGCAGAATGTCCGTTACCCGTTACAAGCTGGAGATCGAGTCACTGTATTGTTTCCACCAGAGAAAATAAGTGATGGATTGGCTCCGGAGTTTGGAGCGCTATCTATCCTCTATGAAGATGAAACTATTTTACTGCTCGATAAACCAGCAGGGCAGAGTACTATCCCTTCTCGTAATCATCCTTCAGGTACCGTTGCGAATTATGTTTGTGGAAAGTTTATGGCGGAGGGAGTACCGTCAACGGCTCATATGGTTACGAGACTCGATACAGATACTTCAGGTATCATTTGTGTGGCGAAGAACCGTCATATCCATCATTTGTTAAGCAAACAGATGAATGAGAACTTATTTAAACGTCAGTACACCGCGTTTGCTGAAGGTGCAATCACTCCTTCCTTTTTAATGATCGAGCAACCAATCGGGAGAAAAGAAGGCAGTATAATTGAAAGAATCGTTCGGCAAGATGGACAATACGCGAGGACGGATGTCTGTGTAGAGGAAATTGCCGAAAATGAAGCAACTGAGTTTTCTGTCGTGAAGTTGGCTCTTCACACAGGAAGAACTCATCAAATACGTGTTCACTTACAATGGCTTGGTCACCCTTTAATCGGTGATGATCTATATGGTGCGAATGAACACGTTTTTGCGCGACAAGCATTGCATTGTTCAGCAATTAGTTTCCTCCATCCACTAACGAAGAGACGAATTGAGTGTGTAAGTCCTTTACCTGTAGATATGCATTTATTTTTGCAAAGTAGTAGGAAAGGCAGTGTAGAAGGGAAGGTGTGA
- the mgtE gene encoding magnesium transporter, with translation MVTPLDELKNEKVLDEEKLKLLLVEEDIHTFRQEYLALHPYDRAIFYEEVGSELRELMYFYLSPKELAEIFETSEIEEDEYKEFLEEMDATYAAEMISYMFVDNAVDVLKELDKKQVVSYLTLMDKEAAIQIKALLHYEEYTAGSIMTTEFVTVSENSTVRSAMTILRSEAPSAETIYYLFVVDDTQRLTGVVSLRDLIIADEDTLIRAIMSERVVSVSVSDDQEDVARTIQDYNFLAVPVVDFQQHILGIITVDDIIDVIDEEASDDYSKLAGVSTMDTFDKNSFSAAKKRIPWLITLIVLGMLTANLIDLFTETISQVALLAVFIPLIAGTAGNSGTQSLAVAVRGIATRDIEDESKFKLLIREAGTGLITGLVCAIFVVLLIFVWKHELVIALLVGTATLVSIFVATISGSFIPLFMHKIKVDPAVASGPFITTLNDVISIIIYLGLATAFISSL, from the coding sequence ATGGTAACTCCACTAGATGAATTAAAAAATGAAAAGGTTTTGGATGAGGAGAAGTTGAAATTACTGCTTGTCGAAGAAGACATCCATACGTTTAGACAAGAATACCTGGCGCTTCACCCTTATGACCGGGCGATTTTTTATGAAGAAGTCGGATCAGAACTTAGGGAATTAATGTATTTTTATTTATCGCCAAAAGAACTTGCTGAGATCTTTGAGACGAGTGAGATTGAAGAGGACGAATATAAAGAGTTCCTTGAGGAGATGGATGCGACTTATGCCGCAGAGATGATTTCATACATGTTTGTGGATAATGCGGTAGATGTCCTGAAAGAACTTGATAAAAAGCAAGTTGTTAGTTACTTAACATTAATGGATAAAGAAGCCGCAATTCAGATTAAAGCGTTGCTTCACTATGAAGAGTATACAGCTGGATCGATTATGACGACGGAATTTGTTACGGTATCGGAGAATTCCACCGTTCGTTCAGCTATGACGATTTTGCGTAGCGAAGCGCCAAGTGCAGAAACAATTTACTATTTATTCGTCGTAGATGATACGCAACGCTTAACCGGAGTCGTATCCCTTCGCGACTTGATCATTGCAGACGAAGATACGCTAATTCGCGCGATTATGAGTGAACGTGTAGTGAGTGTATCGGTATCGGATGATCAGGAAGACGTTGCACGGACGATTCAGGACTATAACTTCTTAGCCGTGCCGGTTGTTGACTTTCAGCAACATATTTTAGGGATTATTACAGTCGATGATATTATTGATGTAATCGACGAAGAAGCTTCGGATGACTATTCTAAACTTGCCGGGGTTTCCACGATGGATACTTTCGATAAAAATTCATTCTCAGCTGCCAAAAAACGTATCCCGTGGTTAATCACTTTGATTGTACTCGGTATGTTAACCGCTAATTTAATTGATTTATTTACAGAAACTATTTCTCAAGTAGCTTTATTGGCCGTCTTTATTCCGTTAATTGCTGGGACAGCAGGTAATAGTGGGACACAATCACTAGCCGTTGCGGTTCGAGGGATTGCGACGAGAGATATTGAAGACGAAAGTAAATTTAAGCTACTCATTCGAGAAGCAGGTACGGGGTTAATTACGGGTTTAGTTTGTGCGATTTTCGTCGTATTATTAATATTTGTTTGGAAGCATGAACTAGTTATCGCATTATTAGTCGGTACCGCTACGCTAGTATCTATTTTTGTTGCGACGATTTCAGGATCTTTCATCCCGTTATTTATGCATAAAATAAAAGTCGATCCGGCCGTTGCTTCAGGTCCGTTTATTACGACACTTAACGATGTCATTAGTATTATTATTTATCTAGGTCTAGCAACAGCATTCATCAGTTCTTTGTGA
- a CDS encoding CotY/CotZ family spore coat protein yields MGCERKDNKHGGCHKSNCICEVVRFIKRVQSTSPEVDCVECDTDCFMAPLGSLVSPVRGRVNTRVFSLLTDDGDYFKAVFRGGKSVKPYPRAANESEMGRKPSYPSTSCVSVFFRVQTVFDSCCATIQVLQPLYNGNPIDIYDNGKICLEKVCKVNGFGPTNTCLTVDLSCFCGIQCIDDVYIDFCDET; encoded by the coding sequence GTGGGATGTGAAAGAAAAGACAATAAGCATGGTGGTTGTCATAAGTCCAATTGTATTTGTGAAGTCGTACGTTTCATCAAACGCGTCCAAAGCACAAGTCCAGAAGTAGACTGTGTAGAATGTGATACGGATTGTTTCATGGCGCCATTGGGCAGTCTAGTCAGTCCAGTGCGCGGTCGTGTCAATACGCGTGTATTCAGTTTACTGACGGATGATGGTGATTATTTCAAAGCGGTATTTAGAGGCGGTAAATCTGTAAAACCTTATCCAAGAGCTGCTAATGAAAGTGAAATGGGTAGAAAACCATCGTATCCATCAACAAGTTGTGTTTCTGTATTTTTCAGAGTACAAACAGTTTTCGATTCATGTTGTGCAACTATTCAAGTATTACAGCCGTTATACAATGGGAATCCTATAGATATTTATGACAACGGAAAAATTTGTTTGGAGAAAGTATGTAAAGTGAATGGTTTCGGTCCTACTAATACATGTTTAACAGTCGACTTAAGTTGCTTCTGCGGGATTCAATGTATTGATGATGTTTATATTGATTTCTGCGACGAAACATAA
- a CDS encoding YhcN/YlaJ family sporulation lipoprotein: MKRLIYVLLVSVFLTGCSDKGTHIENTTNTDTDFLKETIDQNKHVKLAIALVHEKDVLVAIRVNTFSRFQKKKIASTIEKKLEKEYPDLKVTVSADSKVLLETDKLIKKEKPSAYRKKIDQIKSIEKEQT; the protein is encoded by the coding sequence TTGAAAAGACTTATATACGTGCTGTTAGTGAGTGTATTCTTAACAGGATGTAGCGATAAAGGGACGCATATTGAAAACACAACAAATACAGACACAGATTTCTTGAAAGAAACGATTGATCAAAATAAACATGTCAAGTTAGCAATTGCGTTAGTACATGAAAAGGATGTACTAGTAGCAATCCGAGTCAATACATTTTCAAGATTTCAAAAAAAGAAGATTGCATCAACTATTGAAAAGAAACTGGAAAAAGAGTATCCAGATTTGAAGGTTACCGTTTCGGCAGACAGTAAAGTTCTGTTGGAAACAGATAAGTTAATAAAAAAAGAAAAACCGTCAGCGTATCGAAAAAAGATTGACCAAATCAAATCCATTGAGAAGGAGCAAACCTAA
- the spoVAC gene encoding stage V sporulation protein AC, which yields MEQEKYAQLEKELSPKPPILKNMVKAFLVGGLICLIGQFIALFYITYFDFTERTASNPTVATMIFISMLLTGFGLYKKIAQFGGAGAAVPITGFGNAVVSSAIEHKSEGYVLGVGGNMFKLAGSVILFGVFSAFLVALIKTLLVKFGVLSW from the coding sequence ATGGAACAAGAAAAGTATGCGCAATTAGAGAAAGAACTATCCCCAAAACCTCCTATACTTAAAAATATGGTGAAAGCTTTTCTAGTAGGTGGACTGATTTGTTTAATTGGTCAGTTTATTGCACTTTTTTATATTACGTACTTTGACTTTACGGAACGGACTGCAAGTAATCCGACAGTGGCTACGATGATTTTTATTTCGATGCTATTGACTGGCTTCGGATTGTATAAAAAGATCGCACAATTCGGAGGTGCGGGAGCGGCTGTTCCTATTACGGGTTTTGGAAATGCGGTTGTCTCTTCAGCCATTGAACATAAGTCGGAAGGATATGTGCTCGGCGTTGGAGGGAATATGTTTAAACTGGCAGGATCGGTAATTTTATTCGGAGTATTTTCTGCATTTCTTGTAGCTCTTATTAAAACATTACTCGTGAAATTTGGTGTGCTTTCATGGTGA
- a CDS encoding stage V sporulation protein AD has protein sequence MVKHGILTFSSLPSMYSTGVTAGPLEKKKSVFAEQFDKVYEDERCDLATNEDGHKQLMYDAVQIALSKTKKTVDKIDFFLTGDLVNQMTPSNFTALQLGIPYVGIFSACATSVSSMITAALLVDANQARWLVAGSSSQHNAIERQFRYPLEYGSQKGAASQWTVTAAGAVLLGQHMPEHPSICCATIGKVVDMGMTDPLNMGAAMAPAAMATLSSHLTGHNKTINDYDTIITGDLGSSGFTIFKALANENGLAHTKNFRDAGEEFYGNDPSFHAGASGSGCSAAVFFSDVYEKLRKKEYRRVLLIATGALLSPLTYQQGDSIPCIAHAIEIAVDEVMVN, from the coding sequence ATGGTGAAACATGGCATTTTAACGTTTTCGTCGTTGCCAAGTATGTATTCGACCGGTGTGACAGCAGGACCTTTAGAAAAAAAGAAAAGTGTATTTGCTGAGCAGTTTGATAAGGTATATGAAGATGAGCGATGTGATTTGGCAACGAATGAAGATGGACATAAACAACTCATGTATGATGCAGTGCAGATCGCATTAAGTAAAACAAAAAAGACTGTAGATAAAATTGATTTCTTTTTGACCGGAGATTTAGTCAATCAGATGACTCCTTCTAATTTTACTGCTTTACAGCTAGGCATTCCGTATGTAGGAATATTCTCCGCTTGTGCCACTTCCGTTTCTTCCATGATCACAGCTGCTTTACTTGTTGACGCAAATCAGGCGCGATGGCTTGTGGCGGGGTCTTCTAGTCAACATAATGCGATTGAACGACAATTCCGTTACCCGTTGGAATATGGTTCCCAAAAAGGTGCAGCATCGCAATGGACAGTGACAGCAGCAGGAGCAGTATTACTCGGACAACACATGCCTGAACACCCTTCAATTTGTTGTGCGACTATCGGGAAAGTAGTGGACATGGGGATGACAGACCCTTTAAATATGGGAGCAGCGATGGCCCCGGCTGCTATGGCCACATTGTCCAGTCATTTGACGGGACATAATAAAACGATCAATGATTATGACACGATTATAACAGGTGATTTAGGGAGTAGTGGCTTTACCATTTTTAAAGCATTGGCGAATGAAAATGGATTAGCTCATACGAAGAATTTTCGGGATGCGGGAGAAGAGTTTTATGGAAATGATCCTTCCTTTCATGCGGGCGCTAGTGGTTCGGGTTGTTCCGCAGCCGTATTTTTCTCTGACGTCTATGAGAAACTTCGAAAGAAAGAATATAGGCGAGTTCTTCTCATTGCTACGGGTGCTCTTTTGTCACCGCTGACTTATCAACAAGGAGACAGCATACCATGTATCGCACATGCAATTGAAATCGCAGTAGATGAGGTGATGGTAAATTGA
- a CDS encoding SpoVA/SpoVAEb family sporulation membrane protein has protein sequence MDVAKLTPAHTLCTLVVMGSILDGLGWYEPLIDFAGAGATIPITSFGNALTHGALAEAERHGLIGVVTGMFEVTSSGISAAIIFGLIGALLFTSKGNV, from the coding sequence ATGGATGTGGCGAAACTAACACCTGCTCACACTCTTTGTACATTAGTAGTGATGGGCTCTATTTTAGACGGGCTCGGCTGGTATGAACCGTTGATTGATTTTGCGGGAGCCGGCGCCACTATTCCTATTACTTCGTTCGGTAATGCGTTGACGCATGGTGCATTGGCGGAAGCAGAAAGACACGGCTTGATAGGTGTAGTCACGGGTATGTTTGAAGTGACAAGTTCGGGCATCAGTGCTGCAATTATTTTCGGGTTAATAGGAGCTTTGCTGTTTACTTCGAAAGGAAATGTTTAA
- a CDS encoding YjcZ family sporulation protein, whose amino-acid sequence MIVVLFILLIIVGRSYF is encoded by the coding sequence TTGATCGTCGTCTTATTTATTTTGCTGATTATTGTAGGCAGAAGCTACTTCTAA
- a CDS encoding stage VI sporulation protein F produces MNDSFFRKIESKTGVPMEEVFALANAIQFADFKDERQVRKIIQKVSQLANKDVPQHVEDELVNSIIQSGKGLNFNDINHMLGGK; encoded by the coding sequence ATGAATGATTCATTCTTTCGAAAAATCGAATCTAAAACAGGTGTTCCAATGGAAGAAGTATTTGCATTAGCTAATGCCATTCAGTTTGCTGATTTTAAAGATGAACGTCAAGTGAGAAAGATTATTCAAAAAGTAAGTCAGTTAGCTAATAAAGACGTCCCGCAACATGTGGAAGATGAGCTTGTGAATTCCATCATCCAAAGTGGTAAAGGGCTGAACTTTAACGATATAAATCACATGTTAGGCGGAAAATAA
- a CDS encoding GNAT family N-acetyltransferase, translating to MTVKIVSDEAGLEDAYTVRKKVFVEEQGVPLNLELDEYDQDATHFVVYDEENHPIGAGRMRGLANAHGKIERICILAEHRGKHIGNMIMNTLEEHAKKLSMKKLLLNAQSYAVPFYEKLGYVVTSPEFMDADIPHRAMEKILLDE from the coding sequence ATGACGGTAAAGATCGTTTCAGATGAAGCTGGCTTGGAGGATGCATACACGGTTCGAAAAAAAGTGTTTGTTGAAGAACAAGGTGTTCCTCTGAATTTGGAATTGGATGAATATGATCAGGATGCCACGCACTTCGTCGTCTATGACGAAGAGAATCATCCTATTGGTGCAGGTCGTATGCGGGGTCTGGCTAATGCGCACGGTAAAATCGAAAGAATTTGCATTTTAGCCGAACATCGTGGAAAGCATATTGGAAATATGATTATGAATACGTTAGAAGAACATGCAAAAAAACTTTCTATGAAAAAACTTCTACTTAATGCACAATCATACGCTGTACCATTTTATGAAAAGCTAGGATACGTTGTGACATCCCCTGAATTTATGGATGCTGATATCCCTCATCGAGCAATGGAAAAGATATTGCTCGATGAATAG
- a CDS encoding YjcG family protein, which yields MKYGIVAFPSKKLQDMANGYRKRYDPHYAQITPHMTLKDPFEANDQEIEEVAKALKDITIKNSPFELQVTKVGSFAPTTNTIYFKVTPNDELLALHKDLNSNFYENASNYAFIPHVTIAQDLTSGEHDDVINQIKMVGVEHSERIDRIHLLYQLEDGSWTVYETFRLDRES from the coding sequence ATGAAATACGGTATTGTTGCATTCCCTTCAAAAAAACTTCAAGACATGGCAAATGGTTATCGCAAAAGGTACGATCCGCACTACGCACAGATCACCCCGCACATGACTTTGAAAGATCCATTCGAAGCGAATGATCAAGAAATTGAAGAAGTAGCAAAAGCGTTAAAAGACATCACGATCAAGAACAGCCCTTTTGAGTTACAAGTTACAAAAGTAGGGTCATTCGCTCCTACCACGAATACGATTTATTTTAAAGTTACACCGAACGATGAGTTACTAGCATTGCATAAAGACTTAAATTCGAATTTTTATGAGAACGCATCCAATTACGCTTTTATTCCACATGTCACTATCGCACAAGACTTAACGTCCGGTGAACATGATGATGTGATTAACCAGATAAAAATGGTAGGTGTCGAGCATTCAGAAAGAATCGACCGCATCCATTTATTATATCAACTAGAAGATGGATCATGGACAGTATATGAAACATTCCGTCTAGATCGCGAGTCTTGA